A single genomic interval of Lepisosteus oculatus isolate fLepOcu1 chromosome 12, fLepOcu1.hap2, whole genome shotgun sequence harbors:
- the plcd4a gene encoding 1-phosphatidylinositol 4,5-bisphosphate phosphodiesterase delta-4 isoform X3: MASSRCNLRIQGDDNLQSMLVGTVMRKIKSRTWKKQRYFKLQEDCMNIWYKSKKAGNNHSTFSVCDVETVREGHQSEVLQSIADEFPPDRCFTLVFRGRRGNLDLVADSPEEAQSWIKGMRKLIENVENMGQREKLDQWICDWFQKADKNKDGRMNFKEVQDLLKMMNVDMNEHHALRLFKMADKSHSGTLEDDEFVLFYKMLTQREDVLRLFQEYSSDGQKLSLTDLEEFLLVDQLEGDHTRQRAMELIERYEPSETAKMLHAMSIDGFLMYLCSPDGSIFNPHHEQIYQDMTQPLCHYFISSSHNTYLIEDQLRGHSSVEGYIRALKRGCRCVEVDCWDGPNGEPIVYHGHTLTSKIFFKDVIHALNKYAFRVSEYPVILSIENHCSVEQQRVMAQHLNSILGDKLLKTILDGKIPNRLPSPEELKGKVLLKGKKMGGLEDCVNGTAEEPFNGEVSDEDEAADIDEEHLRNDTLRRRGKKSKQHLSKELSDCVVYCKSVHFSSFKHSRAHAKFYEISSFTESKARKHIRETGADFVRHNTRQLTRVYPSGLRTDSSNFNPQEMWNVGCQIVALNFQTAGVEMDLNDGLFSQNGHCGFVLKPKFMRSSESRFDPENPQDREDYRPFRLSIQVISGQQLPKVNIKEGSIVDPLVRVEIHGVPLDQAKQETKYIENNGFNPVWNETLQFLIHVPEMALVRFVVEDYDKTSRNDFVGQYTLPFMCIQQGYRHIHLLSKDGTSIPPSSLFVHIQITDTE; the protein is encoded by the exons ATGGCGTCATCCCGATGCAATCTGC GTATACAGGGGGATGATAACCTACAGTCGATGCTTGTGGGGACAGTGATGAGGAAGATTAAGTCTCGCACTTGGAAGAAACAACGTTATTTCAAACTGCAGGAGGACTGCATGAACATCTGGTACAAGTCAAAGAAAGCAGGGAACAATCACTCCACCT TCTCTGTATGTGATGTGGAAACTGTCCGGGAGGGGCACCAGTCTGAGGTGCTGCAGAGCATTGCTGATGAGTTCCCCCCAGACCGCTGCTTCACACTGGTCTTCCGCGGTCGCCGTGGCAACCTAGACCTGGTGGCCGACTCGCCAGAGGAGGCCCAGTCCTGGATCAAGGGGATGCGAAAGCTGATTGAGAACGTGGAGAACATGGGCCAGCGAGAGAAACTCGACCA GTGGATCTGTGACTGGTTCCAGAAGGCTGATAAAAACAAAGACGGCCGAATGAACTTTAAGGAAGTGCAAGATCTGCTCAAGATGATGAATGTGGACATGAATGAACACCACGCACTTCGCCTTTTTAAG ATGGCTGACAAGTCCCACTCAGGCACACTGGAGGATGATGAGTTTGTGCTGTTCTACAAGATGCTGACACAGCGGGAGGATGTGCTGCGCCTCTTTCAGGAGTACTCCAGTGATGGACAGAAGCTGAGCCTGACTGACTTGGAGGAGTTCCTGCTGGTGGACCAGCTGGAGGGAGACCATACGCGCCAGCGCGCGATGGAGCTCATTGAACGCTATGAGCCCTCAGAAACTG CCAAGATGCTCCATGCTATGTCCATCGATGGGTTCCTCATGTATCTGTGCTCCCCAGACGGCTCAATATTCAACCCCCACCATGAACAGATCTACCAGGACATGACCCAGCCCCTCTGCCACTATTTTATCTCTTCTTCCCACAACACCTACCTGATTGAGGACCAGCTTCGTGGACACAGCAGTGTCGAAGGCTACATCAG GGCTCTCAAGAGGGGATGCCGCTGTGTGGAGGTGGATTGCTGGGATGGTCCCAATGGGGAGCCCATTGTCTACCACGGCCACACCTTGACCTCCAAAATCTTCTTCAAAGATGTCATCCACGCTCTCAACAAATACGCCTTCAGG GTATCAGAGTACCCGGTCATCCTGTCCATTGAAAACCACTGCAGTGTTGAGCAACAGAGAGTCATGGCCCAACACCTCAACAGCATTCTCGGCGACAAGCTGTTGAAAACCATCCTGGATGGCAAAATTCCCAATAGGCTACCTTCTCCTGAG GAGCTGAAGGGGAAAGTGCTCCTGAAGGGCAAGAAGATGGGCGGCTTGGAGGACTGTGTCAACGGGACAGCGGAGGAGCCCTTCAATGGGGAAGTGAGCGACGAAGATGAGGCTGCTGACATCGATGAAGAGCACCTACGCAATGACACCCTGCGCCGGAGAGGCAAG AAATCAAAACAGCATCTGTCCAAAGAGCTCTCAGACTGTGTGGTGTACTGCAAGAGTGTGCATTTCAGCAGCTTCAAACACTCGCGCGCTCATGCCAAGTTCTACGAAATCTCATCCTTCACTGAGTCCAAGGCACGCAAGCACATCAGGGAGACGG GAGCCGACTTTGTGCGTCATAACACCAGACAGCTAACACGGGTTTACCCTAGTGGCCTGAGAACAGACTCCTCCAACTTCAATCCACAAGAGATGTGGAATGTGGGTTGCCAAATAG tcGCACTGAATTTCCAGACAGCAGGAGTGGAAATGGACCTCAATGATGGACTCTTTAGCCAGAATGGCCACTGTGGGTTTGTTTTAAAGCCCAAGTTCATGAGAAGCAGTGAGAGTAGGTTTGACCCAGAGAACCCTCAAGACAGAGAGGATTACCGGCCCTTTCGACTCTCCATACAG GTAATCAGTGGGCAACAGCTTCCGAAGGTGAACATCAAAGAGGGGTCCATTGTGGACCCACTAGTGAGAGTGGAAATCCATGGTGTACCTTTGGATCAGGCCAAGCAGGAGACCAAATACATTGAAAACAATG GGTTTAATCCAGTGTGGAATGAGACCCTACAGTTCCTCATTCATGTCCCAGAGATGGCGCTCGTGCGCTTTGTCGTGGAGGATTATGACAAGACATCCAGGAACGACTTTGTTGGCCAGTACACATTGCCGTTCATGTGCATCCAGCAAG GATACCGCCACATCCACCTCTTGTCTAAAGATGGAACCAGCATTCCTCCCTCCTCACTTTTTGTGCACATCCAGATTACGGACACTGAATAA
- the plcd4a gene encoding 1-phosphatidylinositol 4,5-bisphosphate phosphodiesterase delta-4 isoform X1, translated as MNWLHYSPLLPTEYQVDAAHWWWWWKEVLITCALSGVSRKALYARGVTKQQMASSRCNLRIQGDDNLQSMLVGTVMRKIKSRTWKKQRYFKLQEDCMNIWYKSKKAGNNHSTFSVCDVETVREGHQSEVLQSIADEFPPDRCFTLVFRGRRGNLDLVADSPEEAQSWIKGMRKLIENVENMGQREKLDQWICDWFQKADKNKDGRMNFKEVQDLLKMMNVDMNEHHALRLFKMADKSHSGTLEDDEFVLFYKMLTQREDVLRLFQEYSSDGQKLSLTDLEEFLLVDQLEGDHTRQRAMELIERYEPSETAKMLHAMSIDGFLMYLCSPDGSIFNPHHEQIYQDMTQPLCHYFISSSHNTYLIEDQLRGHSSVEGYIRALKRGCRCVEVDCWDGPNGEPIVYHGHTLTSKIFFKDVIHALNKYAFRVSEYPVILSIENHCSVEQQRVMAQHLNSILGDKLLKTILDGKIPNRLPSPEELKGKVLLKGKKMGGLEDCVNGTAEEPFNGEVSDEDEAADIDEEHLRNDTLRRRGKKSKQHLSKELSDCVVYCKSVHFSSFKHSRAHAKFYEISSFTESKARKHIRETGADFVRHNTRQLTRVYPSGLRTDSSNFNPQEMWNVGCQIVALNFQTAGVEMDLNDGLFSQNGHCGFVLKPKFMRSSESRFDPENPQDREDYRPFRLSIQVISGQQLPKVNIKEGSIVDPLVRVEIHGVPLDQAKQETKYIENNGFNPVWNETLQFLIHVPEMALVRFVVEDYDKTSRNDFVGQYTLPFMCIQQGYRHIHLLSKDGTSIPPSSLFVHIQITDTE; from the exons ATGCCAGAGGTGTGACAAAGCAACAGATGGCGTCATCCCGATGCAATCTGC GTATACAGGGGGATGATAACCTACAGTCGATGCTTGTGGGGACAGTGATGAGGAAGATTAAGTCTCGCACTTGGAAGAAACAACGTTATTTCAAACTGCAGGAGGACTGCATGAACATCTGGTACAAGTCAAAGAAAGCAGGGAACAATCACTCCACCT TCTCTGTATGTGATGTGGAAACTGTCCGGGAGGGGCACCAGTCTGAGGTGCTGCAGAGCATTGCTGATGAGTTCCCCCCAGACCGCTGCTTCACACTGGTCTTCCGCGGTCGCCGTGGCAACCTAGACCTGGTGGCCGACTCGCCAGAGGAGGCCCAGTCCTGGATCAAGGGGATGCGAAAGCTGATTGAGAACGTGGAGAACATGGGCCAGCGAGAGAAACTCGACCA GTGGATCTGTGACTGGTTCCAGAAGGCTGATAAAAACAAAGACGGCCGAATGAACTTTAAGGAAGTGCAAGATCTGCTCAAGATGATGAATGTGGACATGAATGAACACCACGCACTTCGCCTTTTTAAG ATGGCTGACAAGTCCCACTCAGGCACACTGGAGGATGATGAGTTTGTGCTGTTCTACAAGATGCTGACACAGCGGGAGGATGTGCTGCGCCTCTTTCAGGAGTACTCCAGTGATGGACAGAAGCTGAGCCTGACTGACTTGGAGGAGTTCCTGCTGGTGGACCAGCTGGAGGGAGACCATACGCGCCAGCGCGCGATGGAGCTCATTGAACGCTATGAGCCCTCAGAAACTG CCAAGATGCTCCATGCTATGTCCATCGATGGGTTCCTCATGTATCTGTGCTCCCCAGACGGCTCAATATTCAACCCCCACCATGAACAGATCTACCAGGACATGACCCAGCCCCTCTGCCACTATTTTATCTCTTCTTCCCACAACACCTACCTGATTGAGGACCAGCTTCGTGGACACAGCAGTGTCGAAGGCTACATCAG GGCTCTCAAGAGGGGATGCCGCTGTGTGGAGGTGGATTGCTGGGATGGTCCCAATGGGGAGCCCATTGTCTACCACGGCCACACCTTGACCTCCAAAATCTTCTTCAAAGATGTCATCCACGCTCTCAACAAATACGCCTTCAGG GTATCAGAGTACCCGGTCATCCTGTCCATTGAAAACCACTGCAGTGTTGAGCAACAGAGAGTCATGGCCCAACACCTCAACAGCATTCTCGGCGACAAGCTGTTGAAAACCATCCTGGATGGCAAAATTCCCAATAGGCTACCTTCTCCTGAG GAGCTGAAGGGGAAAGTGCTCCTGAAGGGCAAGAAGATGGGCGGCTTGGAGGACTGTGTCAACGGGACAGCGGAGGAGCCCTTCAATGGGGAAGTGAGCGACGAAGATGAGGCTGCTGACATCGATGAAGAGCACCTACGCAATGACACCCTGCGCCGGAGAGGCAAG AAATCAAAACAGCATCTGTCCAAAGAGCTCTCAGACTGTGTGGTGTACTGCAAGAGTGTGCATTTCAGCAGCTTCAAACACTCGCGCGCTCATGCCAAGTTCTACGAAATCTCATCCTTCACTGAGTCCAAGGCACGCAAGCACATCAGGGAGACGG GAGCCGACTTTGTGCGTCATAACACCAGACAGCTAACACGGGTTTACCCTAGTGGCCTGAGAACAGACTCCTCCAACTTCAATCCACAAGAGATGTGGAATGTGGGTTGCCAAATAG tcGCACTGAATTTCCAGACAGCAGGAGTGGAAATGGACCTCAATGATGGACTCTTTAGCCAGAATGGCCACTGTGGGTTTGTTTTAAAGCCCAAGTTCATGAGAAGCAGTGAGAGTAGGTTTGACCCAGAGAACCCTCAAGACAGAGAGGATTACCGGCCCTTTCGACTCTCCATACAG GTAATCAGTGGGCAACAGCTTCCGAAGGTGAACATCAAAGAGGGGTCCATTGTGGACCCACTAGTGAGAGTGGAAATCCATGGTGTACCTTTGGATCAGGCCAAGCAGGAGACCAAATACATTGAAAACAATG GGTTTAATCCAGTGTGGAATGAGACCCTACAGTTCCTCATTCATGTCCCAGAGATGGCGCTCGTGCGCTTTGTCGTGGAGGATTATGACAAGACATCCAGGAACGACTTTGTTGGCCAGTACACATTGCCGTTCATGTGCATCCAGCAAG GATACCGCCACATCCACCTCTTGTCTAAAGATGGAACCAGCATTCCTCCCTCCTCACTTTTTGTGCACATCCAGATTACGGACACTGAATAA
- the plcd4a gene encoding 1-phosphatidylinositol 4,5-bisphosphate phosphodiesterase delta-4 isoform X2: MDSQGFFKDCLQGGVPFHSHDLRSCLVEADARGVTKQQMASSRCNLRIQGDDNLQSMLVGTVMRKIKSRTWKKQRYFKLQEDCMNIWYKSKKAGNNHSTFSVCDVETVREGHQSEVLQSIADEFPPDRCFTLVFRGRRGNLDLVADSPEEAQSWIKGMRKLIENVENMGQREKLDQWICDWFQKADKNKDGRMNFKEVQDLLKMMNVDMNEHHALRLFKMADKSHSGTLEDDEFVLFYKMLTQREDVLRLFQEYSSDGQKLSLTDLEEFLLVDQLEGDHTRQRAMELIERYEPSETAKMLHAMSIDGFLMYLCSPDGSIFNPHHEQIYQDMTQPLCHYFISSSHNTYLIEDQLRGHSSVEGYIRALKRGCRCVEVDCWDGPNGEPIVYHGHTLTSKIFFKDVIHALNKYAFRVSEYPVILSIENHCSVEQQRVMAQHLNSILGDKLLKTILDGKIPNRLPSPEELKGKVLLKGKKMGGLEDCVNGTAEEPFNGEVSDEDEAADIDEEHLRNDTLRRRGKKSKQHLSKELSDCVVYCKSVHFSSFKHSRAHAKFYEISSFTESKARKHIRETGADFVRHNTRQLTRVYPSGLRTDSSNFNPQEMWNVGCQIVALNFQTAGVEMDLNDGLFSQNGHCGFVLKPKFMRSSESRFDPENPQDREDYRPFRLSIQVISGQQLPKVNIKEGSIVDPLVRVEIHGVPLDQAKQETKYIENNGFNPVWNETLQFLIHVPEMALVRFVVEDYDKTSRNDFVGQYTLPFMCIQQGYRHIHLLSKDGTSIPPSSLFVHIQITDTE; encoded by the exons ATGCCAGAGGTGTGACAAAGCAACAGATGGCGTCATCCCGATGCAATCTGC GTATACAGGGGGATGATAACCTACAGTCGATGCTTGTGGGGACAGTGATGAGGAAGATTAAGTCTCGCACTTGGAAGAAACAACGTTATTTCAAACTGCAGGAGGACTGCATGAACATCTGGTACAAGTCAAAGAAAGCAGGGAACAATCACTCCACCT TCTCTGTATGTGATGTGGAAACTGTCCGGGAGGGGCACCAGTCTGAGGTGCTGCAGAGCATTGCTGATGAGTTCCCCCCAGACCGCTGCTTCACACTGGTCTTCCGCGGTCGCCGTGGCAACCTAGACCTGGTGGCCGACTCGCCAGAGGAGGCCCAGTCCTGGATCAAGGGGATGCGAAAGCTGATTGAGAACGTGGAGAACATGGGCCAGCGAGAGAAACTCGACCA GTGGATCTGTGACTGGTTCCAGAAGGCTGATAAAAACAAAGACGGCCGAATGAACTTTAAGGAAGTGCAAGATCTGCTCAAGATGATGAATGTGGACATGAATGAACACCACGCACTTCGCCTTTTTAAG ATGGCTGACAAGTCCCACTCAGGCACACTGGAGGATGATGAGTTTGTGCTGTTCTACAAGATGCTGACACAGCGGGAGGATGTGCTGCGCCTCTTTCAGGAGTACTCCAGTGATGGACAGAAGCTGAGCCTGACTGACTTGGAGGAGTTCCTGCTGGTGGACCAGCTGGAGGGAGACCATACGCGCCAGCGCGCGATGGAGCTCATTGAACGCTATGAGCCCTCAGAAACTG CCAAGATGCTCCATGCTATGTCCATCGATGGGTTCCTCATGTATCTGTGCTCCCCAGACGGCTCAATATTCAACCCCCACCATGAACAGATCTACCAGGACATGACCCAGCCCCTCTGCCACTATTTTATCTCTTCTTCCCACAACACCTACCTGATTGAGGACCAGCTTCGTGGACACAGCAGTGTCGAAGGCTACATCAG GGCTCTCAAGAGGGGATGCCGCTGTGTGGAGGTGGATTGCTGGGATGGTCCCAATGGGGAGCCCATTGTCTACCACGGCCACACCTTGACCTCCAAAATCTTCTTCAAAGATGTCATCCACGCTCTCAACAAATACGCCTTCAGG GTATCAGAGTACCCGGTCATCCTGTCCATTGAAAACCACTGCAGTGTTGAGCAACAGAGAGTCATGGCCCAACACCTCAACAGCATTCTCGGCGACAAGCTGTTGAAAACCATCCTGGATGGCAAAATTCCCAATAGGCTACCTTCTCCTGAG GAGCTGAAGGGGAAAGTGCTCCTGAAGGGCAAGAAGATGGGCGGCTTGGAGGACTGTGTCAACGGGACAGCGGAGGAGCCCTTCAATGGGGAAGTGAGCGACGAAGATGAGGCTGCTGACATCGATGAAGAGCACCTACGCAATGACACCCTGCGCCGGAGAGGCAAG AAATCAAAACAGCATCTGTCCAAAGAGCTCTCAGACTGTGTGGTGTACTGCAAGAGTGTGCATTTCAGCAGCTTCAAACACTCGCGCGCTCATGCCAAGTTCTACGAAATCTCATCCTTCACTGAGTCCAAGGCACGCAAGCACATCAGGGAGACGG GAGCCGACTTTGTGCGTCATAACACCAGACAGCTAACACGGGTTTACCCTAGTGGCCTGAGAACAGACTCCTCCAACTTCAATCCACAAGAGATGTGGAATGTGGGTTGCCAAATAG tcGCACTGAATTTCCAGACAGCAGGAGTGGAAATGGACCTCAATGATGGACTCTTTAGCCAGAATGGCCACTGTGGGTTTGTTTTAAAGCCCAAGTTCATGAGAAGCAGTGAGAGTAGGTTTGACCCAGAGAACCCTCAAGACAGAGAGGATTACCGGCCCTTTCGACTCTCCATACAG GTAATCAGTGGGCAACAGCTTCCGAAGGTGAACATCAAAGAGGGGTCCATTGTGGACCCACTAGTGAGAGTGGAAATCCATGGTGTACCTTTGGATCAGGCCAAGCAGGAGACCAAATACATTGAAAACAATG GGTTTAATCCAGTGTGGAATGAGACCCTACAGTTCCTCATTCATGTCCCAGAGATGGCGCTCGTGCGCTTTGTCGTGGAGGATTATGACAAGACATCCAGGAACGACTTTGTTGGCCAGTACACATTGCCGTTCATGTGCATCCAGCAAG GATACCGCCACATCCACCTCTTGTCTAAAGATGGAACCAGCATTCCTCCCTCCTCACTTTTTGTGCACATCCAGATTACGGACACTGAATAA